The window TGATTTTTATGATCCCGTTCTTGCCTACCGCCTCTATCCCGTTTTTCAGAATGTTGTAAAAAGCCTGTTTTAATTGATTTCTATCCGCCCGCAGGAGGGGAAGCCCCTGGTCGAGATCCATCTCGATGAGGATATCCAGGTTTTGGATTTCCGGCGAGAGAAACTCCACGGCTTGCTTAAGGACCTGGTTGAGCGACAGCAACCTCAACTTGGGAGGAGAAGGCCTGATCGCCTTAAGAAACTGGTTGATGATGCCATCAAGCCTACGGATCTCCGAGCGGATGGCTGCAAAAGAATTTTCTATCTCTTTATCCCCTATTTGCCCGTTTTTCTGCTGGAGCAGTTTCTTGTACTTCTTTTCGATGAGCTGAAAATGAATACCTAGGGCATTGATGGGGTTGCCCAATTCGTGGGCCACTCCAGCAGCCAGCATGGTCAAGAGGTTGAGTTTTTCGCTCTCTATCGCCTCCAAAGTTTTTTCTCGCGTCGCCGTAATGTCATAAAAAATGGCAATGTAGGCGGCATTTTTATCCCCCAATCCTTCAAGAGGAATCAAGGAAAGATTGAAATAACGGGGTTCAGGATAGAAAACCTGGAAATCCCGGCTGATGACTTTTCCCAAGGAAATCAACTCCGGCCAATCGATCAGAGGAATACACTTCTGGATCTCCTTGCCAAGGATATCGTCGGGACTCACCCCGAAGAGCCTCTGCACCGCAAGATTGCTATACTTGATTTTACCCAGGTTGTCGAGAACGATAATCCCCTCCTGAAGGGCATTGAATATGGCTTCAAGAAAACCCTTTTCCTTGACCAAACTCAAGAAAACGCCCTGGATCTCCCGGGGCCCTACCCTCTCGAACTTTCCCAAGAGCTTGCTTAAAAACGAGTGGCGCATGAATGTTTAAAAACGGCTGTAATATAAGTTTTTCTTATTTATTTCTCCATGCAACGATTTTGTGAAAAGCTTTTTTTCCTTAAAGCCCCGAGCCGTCCGAAGCGAAAGATTTTTGCAAGGCTTTCTTCTTCTGGGGATTGACCTGGTTAAAAAAGGTCAATATCCCCCGGGCGATGGCTTCGGCCAGCTTTTGACGGTAGCTTTCATGATCCACAAGGGAAGATTCGATAGAATTGGATAGAAAACCGCCTTCAACGAGCACGCTGGGAAGCGAGTTTTCCCTGAGGACCTTGAACCTGGCCCTTTTCAGTCCTCTATCCATGTCCGAATCGTTGGGATGAAGCCTGATAATTTGACTATGGATGTCATGGGCAAGAAGGATATTGAGGCTGTCCGTCCGGTTACCGGGACTGGGACTATAATCGGTCAGGTAGAGCCTTCGGCTGTTGGTGGAGGGGGAGCCGCGGGGAGAAAGGGCATAGGTTTCCAAGCCGCGGCCTCCCCCGTAAGCTTGATTGTAATGAATGCTGACGAAGATATAATCGGGATAATAAGAGGCCATTCTTATCCGTTCATCGAGCGAAACAAAGACATCTTCGTTCCGGGTCATGACCACGGGTATCCCCCTGGCTTTTAGAAGGGCGGCAAGCCTACGGGCGGTATCCAGGGCATAGTTTTTTTCTGTCCCTTTTCTCGAAACAGCCCCTTTATCCGATCCTCCATGTCCCGGATCGATGACCACCCCGCGATAAAGGCGACCAGTGGGAATCATCCCCGGTCGGAGCAAAGGTTCAAACAAGCAGCAAAGATCTATCCTCGAAATCCATATTTGTCCCAGCCGTTCGACAATCGGGAATGAAAGCCAATGCTTGACCCCATCGATAAAGACAAACGAGGTATTGGGCAGGAAGTCAAGAGAGTTGATCCCGTTGGATAAATGGATGGGTTGGGAGGGAAAATAATCCGGGGCAGAAAAGTGATAAAAACGGCAAAAATCCTCCAAGGGGACATATTGGCTCTTGCCGAATTGGGCAAGGTGCCACGGCTCCGCTTTCAAAAAAGATGAGCCCAAAAAAAGAAAAAAAAGGAAAATTCTAATCAAGGGCATGGGAAATTATCGATTAAGCGTATTTTATCTATCCATAGGGCTGCACACAACCGCCCATTTACTTTTTCCACATAATCGAGCTTAAAACAAGGAATTTTTTCAAGCTCTTTCTTCGCCCAAGCTTCTCCTTCGGGCATCGAGGCCGCCTCTTTGAGGATCCTTGGGAACTGGGAAGCTATCCTTTTTTGTTCTTCGTTCAAGTAAGCATTCCTGGAGCTGTAGGCCAGCCCGTTTTCGTCCCGCACCGTCTCTACCCCGATCACTTCCATGGGAAGATAAAAATCCCTGGCCAATCTTTGCACGAGTTCCAGCTGTTGGGCGTCTTTCCATCCGAAAACCGCCTTGGAGGGTTGAACCAACCAAAAGAGCTTCATCAACACCGTTGCAACTCCCTTGAAGTGTCCCGGCCTGGAGCGGCCGCAGCGGCCCAGGGAAATCTTTTCTTCGACCACCCAGCTTGAATGCTCTTCATGGTAAAGGCTAGGAGGTGCAAAAAGAACATCGACCCCCTGTTCACGACAAAGCAGCCTGTCTTTTTCATAATTCCGGGGATAGACCTGGTAATCTTCGCCAGGGCCAAACTGCGTGGGATTAACATAAATGCTGACAACCAAGGGATCCCCTAGCTTGCGTGCCTTTTCTATCAAGCAGAGATGGCCCTTGTGCAGGGCACCCATGGTAGGGACCAGGACGGTGGCCTTCCCTTGGATTTTCCACTGCAGAGCAAGCGACTGCATCTCCGAAGGAGAAAAAATTTCGATCATAGCAATAAAAACTGCTTCCGGTTGGACCGCTGTCAATATTCCCTTTCCAAGAAAAATCCCTCGCAAAACTTCTGCTCGAAAAAGATGACGAAAAAAAAGAATCCGACTTGAAGAAAACTCTGGAGTTTTTATCTTCAAAGCCCATCAAAATAAGCTTAATAAATCGAGATTAAAAAAGGATGGACTTAAAAAATCAATAGGGCTAAGCCCAAGAGAAACTTCGGGGATGTTTTTTTTCTAAGCCCGGATCAACGGTTACAAAACATGGATCTTTTTTACATTCTTTTTTTTTCTTTGCTCGGGTTGGCCTTAGTCGGACAAATCTTGAATTCCTTGGGTTTTAGCCCACGAGGAAAGACCCCGGGCTTGGGAAGATCTTTCCTATGGATCCTTTTTAGTCTCCTTCTTGGACTCTGGCTAGGACTCGTCAAGGGGGCGGAAAAGGCGATGAGTTTCCTCGGTGTTTTTGGAATCGAATACCTCCTGAGCCTGGATAACCTCATCACCTTCCATCTCATTTTTGAATTTTCAAAAACGGCCACCTCTCTCAGGCAGAAAATCTTGAGCATAGGGCTTCTTTCAGCGGTTCTCCTTAGGCTGCTGCTTATTGTTTTTGGCCTCTATGCCGCCTCCAACTGGTCTTTGATCTACCCCCTTTTCGGCCTTTTCCTTTTTTACGGCGCTTACCGGCTTTCCCATCCCAAGGAAGAAAAACCTCCTTCCCTTCTTGCCGGAACGAAAAGAACGAAGCGGGGACCCTTTGTAATCGACCCGGAACAAAAATGGCTTTTTTTGTCAAAAGGTAAAATCGGGGTGGGTTCTGCCGCTCTTACGCTGCTAGCCATAGAAAGCAGCGATATTTTTTTTGCCTTAGACTCCGTCCCCGCCTCCTTTGCCCTGACCGACGATCCCTTGGTCATCATCGGGGGGAACATTTGCGGGATCCTAGGTCTCAGGTCCCTCTATTTCTTGGTTGAAAAAATGGCCCAAAAGATCATCTCGATCCGCAAGCTTTCCGCCTGGCTCTTGTTGCTTATGGGAGCCGAACTCATTGCCAAGTTCTGGGTGGAAATCCCTCCCTTGTATAGTTTCATAGCCCTCGTAGCCCTCTGTATTTTGCATGAACTCAAGGAAAGAAGCCTACTCAAGCAAAAAGGAAAGGCCGCCAAGCCGGCTAAAAAATAAGGAAAAGAAAGTCCTTTATTTTGATTCTTCGCCAAAAAGAGGAGGTTCTTCGGGAGGCTCCTGTTGTTGTTGTTTTTTCTGTACTTCTCTCATTTTTTCCAGAAGCTCGGACATATCCTCGACTTCTTCCCACACCTCCTCGGCGACGTAAATAGGGCACTTGTACTGCAATGCCAAGGTCAAGCAATCACTCGGCCGGGCATCCAATTCGATGATTTTTTTATGGACCTCGTTTTCGGCGCGCAACAGAAGCCTTGCAAAATAAGTGTTGCTCCGCAGATCGTTGATGACCACCCGTTCAACGTGGATCGAAAGGGAATCGAAAACCATGGCCATGAGCTCGTGCGTTAGGGGCCTTTCATTTCTTTCCCCCCTAATGGCCATGGCTATCGCCCTCCCCACGTAACTATCCACATTAATGACAAAAACTTTTTCCTCGTTGCCTAAAAAAATGGCAAAACCATTGGGGCTGCTGGGCAAAATGCCTTTAACCTCTATTGGAACAACATCGTTTCTCACACTGTATTCAGTTAATTCGGTTTTAAATAGTTTGCAAGGGTTTTCAATAGCAATAATTAGTCAGCACCAATCCAGGAATGGATCACCCTGGGCAAATGAAGCGAAGCAAGCCTGCAAGCCATCCAGGCTTTTGTTACAAGGGAACAGTTGGATGGGGAAAGAGGGAAA is drawn from Methylacidiphilum infernorum V4 and contains these coding sequences:
- a CDS encoding two-component system sensor histidine kinase NtrB yields the protein MRHSFLSKLLGKFERVGPREIQGVFLSLVKEKGFLEAIFNALQEGIIVLDNLGKIKYSNLAVQRLFGVSPDDILGKEIQKCIPLIDWPELISLGKVISRDFQVFYPEPRYFNLSLIPLEGLGDKNAAYIAIFYDITATREKTLEAIESEKLNLLTMLAAGVAHELGNPINALGIHFQLIEKKYKKLLQQKNGQIGDKEIENSFAAIRSEIRRLDGIINQFLKAIRPSPPKLRLLSLNQVLKQAVEFLSPEIQNLDILIEMDLDQGLPLLRADRNQLKQAFYNILKNGIEAVGKNGIIKISTHADDSFLIVSFQDNGTGIAQEAMSHLFKPYFTTKSSGTGLGLLIVRRIIRDHGGEVQIESQKGKGTTVKILLPRAERLIRLLPMAEKAKQTEARCDE
- a CDS encoding N-acetylmuramoyl-L-alanine amidase family protein, whose amino-acid sequence is MPLIRIFLFFLFLGSSFLKAEPWHLAQFGKSQYVPLEDFCRFYHFSAPDYFPSQPIHLSNGINSLDFLPNTSFVFIDGVKHWLSFPIVERLGQIWISRIDLCCLFEPLLRPGMIPTGRLYRGVVIDPGHGGSDKGAVSRKGTEKNYALDTARRLAALLKARGIPVVMTRNEDVFVSLDERIRMASYYPDYIFVSIHYNQAYGGGRGLETYALSPRGSPSTNSRRLYLTDYSPSPGNRTDSLNILLAHDIHSQIIRLHPNDSDMDRGLKRARFKVLRENSLPSVLVEGGFLSNSIESSLVDHESYRQKLAEAIARGILTFFNQVNPQKKKALQKSFASDGSGL
- the panC gene encoding pantoate--beta-alanine ligase, with the translated sequence MIEIFSPSEMQSLALQWKIQGKATVLVPTMGALHKGHLCLIEKARKLGDPLVVSIYVNPTQFGPGEDYQVYPRNYEKDRLLCREQGVDVLFAPPSLYHEEHSSWVVEEKISLGRCGRSRPGHFKGVATVLMKLFWLVQPSKAVFGWKDAQQLELVQRLARDFYLPMEVIGVETVRDENGLAYSSRNAYLNEEQKRIASQFPRILKEAASMPEGEAWAKKELEKIPCFKLDYVEKVNGRLCAALWIDKIRLIDNFPCP
- a CDS encoding TerC family protein; protein product: MDLFYILFFSLLGLALVGQILNSLGFSPRGKTPGLGRSFLWILFSLLLGLWLGLVKGAEKAMSFLGVFGIEYLLSLDNLITFHLIFEFSKTATSLRQKILSIGLLSAVLLRLLLIVFGLYAASNWSLIYPLFGLFLFYGAYRLSHPKEEKPPSLLAGTKRTKRGPFVIDPEQKWLFLSKGKIGVGSAALTLLAIESSDIFFALDSVPASFALTDDPLVIIGGNICGILGLRSLYFLVEKMAQKIISIRKLSAWLLLLMGAELIAKFWVEIPPLYSFIALVALCILHELKERSLLKQKGKAAKPAKK
- a CDS encoding bifunctional nuclease family protein produces the protein MRNDVVPIEVKGILPSSPNGFAIFLGNEEKVFVINVDSYVGRAIAMAIRGERNERPLTHELMAMVFDSLSIHVERVVINDLRSNTYFARLLLRAENEVHKKIIELDARPSDCLTLALQYKCPIYVAEEVWEEVEDMSELLEKMREVQKKQQQQEPPEEPPLFGEESK